Proteins from one Escherichia coli genomic window:
- the tsaD gene encoding tRNA (adenosine(37)-N6)-threonylcarbamoyltransferase complex transferase subunit TsaD — MRVLGIETSCDETGIAIYDDEKGLLANQLYSQVKLHADYGGVVPELASRDHVRKTVPLIQAALKESGLTAKDIDAVAYTAGPGLVGALLVGATVGRSLAFAWGVPAIPVHHMEGHLLAPMLEDNPPEFPFVALLVSGGHTQLISVTGIGQYELLGESIDDAAGEAFDKTAKLLGLDYPGGPLLSKMAAQGTAGRFVFPRPMTDRPGLDFSFSGLKTFAANTIRDNGTDDQTRADIARAFEDAVVDTLMIKCKRALDQTGFKRLVMAGGVSANRTLRAKLAEMMKKRRGEVFYARPEFCTDNGAMIAYAGMVRFKAGATADLGVSVRPRWPLAELPAA, encoded by the coding sequence ATGCGTGTACTGGGTATTGAAACTTCCTGCGATGAAACCGGCATCGCCATTTACGACGATGAAAAAGGTTTGTTAGCCAACCAATTGTATAGTCAGGTGAAATTGCACGCTGACTACGGCGGCGTCGTGCCTGAACTGGCCTCCCGCGATCACGTGCGTAAAACCGTACCGTTGATCCAGGCGGCGCTGAAAGAGTCCGGTTTAACGGCAAAAGACATTGACGCCGTGGCCTATACTGCAGGCCCTGGATTAGTCGGTGCGCTGTTGGTTGGCGCAACGGTCGGGCGTTCGCTGGCATTTGCCTGGGGCGTTCCGGCGATCCCGGTACACCATATGGAAGGGCATCTGTTAGCGCCGATGCTGGAAGATAACCCACCGGAATTTCCGTTTGTCGCGCTGCTGGTTTCCGGCGGTCATACGCAGTTAATCAGCGTGACTGGCATTGGTCAGTACGAGCTGCTCGGAGAGTCTATCGATGATGCCGCCGGGGAAGCGTTTGATAAAACCGCGAAGCTGCTGGGGCTGGATTATCCTGGCGGGCCATTACTGTCGAAAATGGCGGCTCAGGGTACTGCCGGGCGCTTTGTCTTCCCGCGTCCGATGACCGACCGTCCGGGGCTGGATTTCAGCTTTTCTGGTCTGAAAACCTTTGCGGCGAACACGATTCGTGACAACGGCACCGACGACCAGACGCGTGCTGATATCGCCCGCGCCTTTGAAGATGCGGTGGTCGATACGTTGATGATTAAGTGTAAGCGAGCGCTGGATCAGACGGGCTTTAAGCGACTGGTAATGGCAGGCGGCGTGAGTGCTAACCGCACGTTACGGGCGAAGCTGGCTGAAATGATGAAAAAACGCCGTGGCGAAGTGTTCTACGCGCGTCCGGAATTTTGTACTGATAACGGCGCGATGATCGCCTATGCCGGAATGGTGCGGTTTAAAGCAGGCGCGACGGCGGATCTCGGCGTTAGCGTGCGTCCGCGCTGGCCGCTGGCAGAGTTACCGGCCGCGTAA
- the rpsU gene encoding 30S ribosomal protein S21 yields MPVIKVRENEPFDVALRRFKRSCEKAGVLAEVRRREFYEKPTTERKRAKASAVKRHAKKLARENARRTRLY; encoded by the coding sequence ATGCCGGTAATTAAAGTACGTGAAAACGAGCCGTTCGACGTAGCTCTGCGTCGCTTCAAGCGTTCCTGCGAAAAAGCAGGTGTTCTGGCGGAAGTTCGTCGTCGTGAGTTCTATGAAAAACCGACTACCGAACGTAAGCGCGCTAAAGCTTCTGCAGTGAAACGTCACGCGAAGAAACTGGCTCGCGAAAACGCACGCCGCACTCGTCTGTACTAA
- the dnaG gene encoding DNA primase produces the protein MAGRIPRVFINDLLARTDIVDLIDARVKLKKQGKNFHACCPFHNEKTPSFTVNGEKQFYHCFGCGAHGNAIDFLMNYDKLEFVETVEELAAMHNLEVPFEAGSGPSQIERHQRQTLYQLMDGLNTFYQQSLQQPVATSARQYLEKRGLSHEVIARFAIGFAPPGWDNVLKRFGGNPENRQSLIDAGMLVTNDQGRSYDRFRERVMFPIRDKRGRVIGFGGRVLGNDTPKYLNSPETDIFHKGRQLYGLYEAQQDNAEPNRLLVVEGYMDVVALAQYGINYAVASLGTSTTADHIQLLFRATNNVICCYDGDRAGRDAAWRALETALPYMTDGRQLRFMFLPDGEDPDTLVRKEGKEAFEARMEQAMPLSAFLFNSLMPQVDLSTPDGRARLSTLALPLISQVPGETLRIYLRQELGNKLGILDDSQLERLMPKAAESSVSRPVPQLKRTTMRILIGLLVQNPELATLVPPLENLDENKLPGLGLFRELVNTCLSQPGLTTGQLLEHYRGTNNAATLEKLSMWDDIADRNIAEQTFTDSLNHMFDSLLELRQEELIARERTHGLSNEERLELWTLNQELAKK, from the coding sequence ATGGCTGGACGAATCCCACGCGTATTCATTAATGATCTGCTGGCACGCACTGACATCGTCGATCTGATCGATGCCCGTGTAAAGCTGAAAAAGCAGGGCAAGAATTTTCACGCGTGTTGTCCATTCCACAACGAGAAAACCCCGTCATTCACCGTTAACGGTGAGAAACAGTTTTACCACTGCTTTGGATGTGGCGCGCACGGCAACGCGATCGACTTCCTGATGAACTATGACAAGCTCGAGTTCGTCGAAACGGTCGAAGAGCTGGCGGCAATGCACAATCTTGAAGTGCCATTTGAAGCAGGCAGCGGCCCCAGTCAGATCGAACGCCATCAACGGCAAACGCTTTATCAGTTGATGGACGGTCTGAATACGTTTTACCAACAATCTTTACAGCAACCTGTTGCCACGTCTGCGCGCCAGTATCTGGAAAAACGCGGACTAAGCCACGAGGTTATCGCCCGCTTTGCGATTGGTTTTGCGCCCCCCGGCTGGGACAACGTCCTGAAACGGTTTGGCGGTAATCCAGAAAATCGTCAGTCATTGATTGATGCGGGCATGTTGGTCACCAACGATCAGGGGCGTAGTTACGATCGTTTCCGCGAGCGGGTGATGTTCCCCATTCGCGATAAACGCGGTCGGGTAATTGGTTTTGGCGGGCGCGTGCTGGGCAACGATACCCCCAAATACCTGAACTCGCCGGAAACCGATATTTTCCATAAAGGCCGCCAGCTTTACGGTCTTTATGAAGCGCAGCAGGATAACGCTGAACCCAATCGTCTGCTTGTGGTCGAAGGCTATATGGACGTGGTGGCGCTGGCGCAGTACGGTATTAATTACGCCGTTGCGTCGTTAGGTACGTCAACCACCGCCGATCACATACAACTGTTGTTCCGCGCGACCAACAATGTCATTTGCTGTTATGACGGCGACCGTGCAGGCCGCGATGCCGCCTGGCGAGCGTTGGAAACGGCGTTGCCTTACATGACAGACGGACGGCAGCTACGTTTTATGTTTTTGCCTGATGGCGAAGACCCTGACACGCTGGTGCGCAAAGAAGGTAAAGAAGCGTTTGAAGCGCGGATGGAGCAGGCGATGCCGCTCTCCGCTTTTCTGTTTAACAGTCTGATGCCGCAAGTTGATCTGAGTACCCCTGACGGGCGCGCACGTTTGAGTACGCTGGCACTGCCATTGATATCGCAGGTGCCGGGCGAAACGCTGCGAATATATCTTCGTCAGGAATTAGGCAACAAATTAGGCATACTTGATGACAGCCAGCTTGAACGATTAATGCCAAAAGCGGCGGAGAGCAGCGTTTCTCGCCCTGTTCCACAGCTAAAACGCACGACCATGCGTATACTTATAGGGTTGCTGGTGCAAAATCCAGAATTAGCGACATTGGTCCCGCCGCTTGAGAATCTGGATGAAAATAAGCTCCCTGGACTTGGCTTATTCAGAGAACTGGTCAACACTTGTCTCTCTCAGCCAGGTCTGACCACCGGGCAACTTTTAGAGCACTATCGTGGTACAAATAATGCTGCCACCCTTGAAAAACTGTCGATGTGGGACGATATAGCAGATAGGAATATTGCTGAGCAAACCTTCACCGACTCACTCAACCATATGTTTGATTCGCTGCTTGAACTGCGCCAGGAAGAGTTAATCGCTCGTGAGCGCACGCATGGTTTAAGCAACGAAGAACGCCTGGAGCTCTGGACATTAAACCAGGAGCTGGCGAAAAAGTAA
- the rpoD gene encoding RNA polymerase sigma factor RpoD: MEQNPQSQLKLLVTRGKEQGYLTYAEVNDHLPEDIVDSDQIEDIIQMINDMGIQVMEEAPDADDLMLAENTADEDAAEAAAQVLSSVESEIGRTTDPVRMYMREMGTVELLTREGEIDIAKRIEDGINQVQCSVAEYPEAITYLLEQYDRVEAEEARLSDLITGFVDPNAEEDLAPTATHVGSELSQEDLDDDEDEDEEDGDDDSADDDNSIDPELAREKFAELRAQYVVTRDTIKAKGRSHAAAQEEILKLSEVFKQFRLVPKQFDYLVNSMRVMMDRVRTQERLIMKLCVEQCKMPKKNFITLFTGNETSDTWFNAAIAMNKPWSEKLHDVSEEVHRALQKLQQIEEETGLTIEQVKDINRRMSIGEAKARRAKKEMVEANLRLVISIAKKYTNRGLQFLDLIQEGNIGLMKAVDKFEYRRGYKFSTYATWWIRQAITRSIADQARTIRIPVHMIETINKLNRISRQMLQEMGREPTPEELAERMLMPEDKIRKVLKIAKEPISMETPIGDDEDSHLGDFIEDTTLELPLDSATTESLRAATHDVLAGLTAREAKVLRMRFGIDMNTDHTLEEVGKQFDVTRERIRQIEAKALRKLRHPSRSEVLRSFLDD; the protein is encoded by the coding sequence ATGGAGCAAAACCCGCAGTCACAGCTGAAACTTCTTGTCACCCGTGGTAAGGAGCAAGGCTATCTGACCTATGCCGAGGTCAATGACCATCTGCCGGAAGATATCGTCGATTCAGATCAGATCGAAGACATCATCCAAATGATCAACGACATGGGCATTCAGGTGATGGAAGAAGCACCGGATGCCGATGATCTGATGCTGGCTGAAAACACCGCGGACGAAGATGCTGCCGAAGCCGCCGCGCAGGTGCTTTCCAGCGTGGAATCTGAAATCGGGCGCACGACTGACCCGGTACGCATGTACATGCGTGAAATGGGCACCGTTGAACTGTTGACCCGCGAAGGCGAAATTGACATCGCTAAGCGTATTGAAGACGGGATCAACCAGGTTCAATGCTCCGTTGCTGAATATCCGGAAGCGATCACCTATCTGCTGGAACAGTACGATCGTGTTGAAGCAGAAGAAGCGCGTCTGTCCGATCTGATCACCGGCTTTGTTGACCCGAACGCAGAAGAAGATCTGGCACCTACCGCCACTCACGTCGGTTCTGAGCTTTCCCAGGAAGATCTGGACGATGACGAAGATGAAGACGAAGAAGATGGCGATGACGATAGCGCCGATGATGACAACAGCATCGACCCGGAACTGGCTCGCGAAAAATTTGCGGAACTGCGCGCTCAGTACGTTGTAACGCGTGACACCATCAAAGCGAAAGGTCGCAGTCACGCAGCCGCTCAGGAAGAGATCCTGAAACTGTCTGAAGTATTCAAACAGTTCCGCCTGGTACCGAAGCAGTTTGACTACCTGGTCAACAGCATGCGCGTCATGATGGACCGCGTTCGTACGCAAGAACGTCTGATCATGAAGCTCTGCGTTGAACAGTGCAAAATGCCGAAGAAAAACTTCATTACCCTGTTTACCGGCAACGAAACCAGCGATACCTGGTTCAACGCGGCAATTGCAATGAACAAGCCGTGGTCGGAAAAACTGCACGATGTCTCTGAAGAAGTGCATCGCGCCCTGCAGAAACTGCAGCAGATTGAAGAAGAAACAGGCCTGACCATCGAGCAGGTTAAAGATATCAACCGTCGTATGTCCATCGGTGAAGCGAAAGCCCGCCGTGCGAAGAAAGAGATGGTTGAAGCGAACTTACGTCTGGTTATTTCTATCGCCAAGAAATACACCAACCGTGGCTTGCAGTTCCTTGACCTGATTCAGGAAGGTAACATCGGCCTGATGAAAGCGGTAGATAAGTTCGAATATCGCCGTGGTTACAAGTTCTCCACCTACGCAACCTGGTGGATCCGTCAGGCGATCACCCGCTCTATCGCGGATCAGGCGCGCACCATCCGTATTCCGGTGCATATGATTGAGACTATCAACAAGCTCAACCGTATTTCTCGCCAGATGCTGCAAGAGATGGGCCGCGAGCCGACGCCGGAAGAACTGGCTGAACGTATGCTGATGCCGGAAGACAAGATCCGCAAAGTGCTGAAAATCGCCAAAGAGCCAATCTCCATGGAAACGCCGATCGGTGATGATGAAGATTCGCATCTGGGGGATTTCATCGAGGATACCACCCTCGAGCTGCCGCTGGATTCTGCGACCACCGAAAGCCTGCGTGCGGCAACGCACGACGTGCTGGCTGGCCTGACCGCGCGTGAAGCGAAAGTTCTGCGTATGCGCTTCGGTATCGATATGAACACCGACCACACGCTGGAAGAAGTGGGTAAACAGTTCGACGTTACCCGTGAACGTATCCGTCAGATCGAAGCGAAGGCGCTGCGTAAACTGCGTCACCCGAGCCGTTCTGAAGTACTGCGTAGCTTCCTGGACGATTAA
- the nfeF gene encoding NADPH-dependent ferric chelate reductase NfeF, with amino-acid sequence MNNSPSYPQRVRNDLRFRELTVLRVERISAGFQRIVLGGEALDGFTSRGFDDHSKLFFPQSDVHFVPPTVTEEGIVWPEGPRPPSRDYTPLYDELRHELAIDFFIHDGGVASSWAMQAQPGDKLTVAGPRGSLVVPEDYAYQVYVCDESGMPALRRRLETLSKLAVKPQVTALVSVQDNACQDYLAHLDGFNIEWLAHDEQAVDARLAQLQIPADDYFIWITGEGKVVKNLSSRFEAEQYDPQRVRAAAYWHEK; translated from the coding sequence ATGAATAATTCCCCCAGCTACCCACAGCGCGTTCGCAATGATCTGCGCTTCCGTGAACTGACTGTGTTACGCGTTGAGCGTATCAGTGCCGGTTTTCAGCGCATTGTCCTCGGCGGCGAGGCGCTGGACGGTTTTACATCGCGCGGCTTTGACGATCACAGCAAACTCTTCTTTCCTCAATCTGACGTTCACTTTGTGCCGCCAACGGTAACGGAAGAGGGCATCGTCTGGCCGGAAGGACCACGCCCACCGTCGCGTGACTATACGCCGCTGTATGACGAACTACGCCATGAACTGGCGATTGATTTCTTTATTCACGACGGCGGCGTCGCCAGCAGCTGGGCAATGCAGGCGCAACCGGGCGATAAACTCACGGTGGCAGGGCCGCGCGGTTCGCTGGTGGTGCCGGAAGATTACGCGTATCAGGTGTATGTTTGCGATGAGTCCGGAATGCCGGCACTGCGCCGCCGCCTGGAAACGTTGAGTAAACTTGCCGTTAAACCGCAAGTTACCGCGCTGGTCAGCGTACAGGATAACGCCTGTCAGGATTATCTCGCGCACCTTGATGGTTTTAATATCGAATGGTTGGCGCATGATGAGCAGGCGGTAGACGCACGCCTGGCGCAGCTGCAAATCCCTGCCGATGATTACTTCATCTGGATAACCGGCGAAGGCAAAGTCGTTAAGAATTTAAGCAGCCGCTTTGAAGCGGAACAGTATGACCCACAGCGGGTACGCGCAGCGGCTTACTGGCACGAAAAGTAA
- the ttdB gene encoding L(+)-tartrate dehydratase subunit beta — MKKILTTPIKAEDLQDIRVGDVIYLTGTLVTCRDVCHRRLIELKRPIPYDLNGKAIFHAGPIVRKNGDKWEMVSVGPTTSMRMESFEREFIEQTGVKLVVGKGGMGPLTEEGCQKFKALHVIFPAGCAVLAATQVEEIEEVHWTELGMPESLWVCRVKEFGPLIVSIDTHGNNLIAENKKLFAERRDPIVEEICEHVHYIK, encoded by the coding sequence ATGAAAAAGATCCTGACAACCCCGATCAAAGCTGAAGATCTGCAAGATATTCGCGTCGGCGATGTGATCTACCTGACCGGTACGCTGGTAACCTGCCGTGACGTTTGTCACCGTCGCTTGATCGAACTCAAACGTCCGATCCCTTACGATCTCAACGGCAAAGCGATTTTCCACGCTGGCCCCATCGTGCGCAAAAACGGCGACAAATGGGAGATGGTATCCGTCGGCCCGACAACCAGTATGCGTATGGAAAGTTTTGAACGTGAATTTATCGAACAGACCGGCGTGAAACTGGTGGTCGGCAAAGGCGGAATGGGGCCGCTGACCGAAGAAGGCTGCCAGAAATTCAAGGCGCTGCATGTGATTTTCCCGGCAGGCTGCGCAGTACTGGCGGCAACCCAGGTGGAAGAGATTGAAGAGGTGCACTGGACAGAACTCGGGATGCCGGAGTCGCTGTGGGTCTGCCGGGTCAAAGAGTTCGGTCCGCTGATTGTCTCTATTGATACCCACGGCAACAACCTGATAGCCGAAAACAAAAAGCTGTTCGCCGAACGCCGCGATCCCATCGTGGAAGAGATTTGCGAGCACGTCCACTACATCAAATAA
- the ttdA gene encoding L(+)-tartrate dehydratase subunit alpha, translating to MMSESNKQQAVNKLTEIVANFTAMISTRMPDDVVDKLKQLKDAETSSMGKIIYHTMFDNMQKAIDLNRPACQDTGEIMFFVKVGSRFPLLGELQSILKQAVEEATVKAPLRHNAVEIFDEVNTGKNTGSGVPWVTWDIVPDGDDAEIEVYMAGGGCTLPGRSKVLMPSEGYEGVVKFVFENISTLAVNACPPVLVGVGIATSVETAAVLSRKAILRPIGSRHPNPKAAELELRLEEGLNRLGIGPQGLTGNSSVMGVHIESAARHPSTIGVAVSTGCWAHRRGTLLVHADLTFENLSHTRSAL from the coding sequence ATGATGAGCGAAAGTAATAAGCAACAGGCAGTGAATAAGTTGACGGAGATTGTCGCTAACTTTACCGCCATGATTTCTACCCGAATGCCCGATGACGTGGTGGACAAACTAAAACAGCTAAAGGATGCCGAAACGTCGTCGATGGGGAAAATCATCTACCACACGATGTTCGACAACATGCAAAAAGCAATCGACCTGAATCGTCCTGCCTGTCAGGACACCGGCGAAATCATGTTTTTTGTTAAGGTCGGTTCCCGTTTCCCACTGCTTGGCGAGCTGCAAAGCATTCTTAAGCAAGCCGTGGAAGAGGCAACCGTCAAAGCGCCACTGCGTCACAATGCGGTAGAAATTTTTGACGAAGTGAACACCGGCAAAAATACCGGCAGCGGCGTACCGTGGGTCACCTGGGATATCGTCCCCGACGGTGACGATGCGGAAATCGAAGTTTACATGGCAGGCGGCGGCTGCACGTTGCCTGGTCGTTCGAAAGTGTTAATGCCGTCGGAAGGCTACGAAGGCGTAGTGAAATTCGTCTTCGAAAATATCTCCACCCTCGCCGTAAACGCCTGTCCACCGGTACTGGTAGGCGTGGGCATCGCCACCTCGGTGGAAACCGCCGCTGTGCTCTCACGTAAAGCCATTTTGCGCCCGATTGGCAGCCGCCATCCCAATCCAAAAGCGGCAGAGCTGGAACTACGCCTGGAAGAAGGACTCAACCGTCTGGGGATTGGTCCACAGGGGCTGACTGGCAACAGTTCAGTGATGGGCGTACATATCGAATCTGCCGCCCGCCATCCGTCAACCATCGGCGTTGCTGTTTCTACCGGCTGCTGGGCGCATCGTCGCGGCACACTGCTGGTTCATGCCGATCTCACCTTTGAAAATCTGTCTCACACCCGGAGCGCGTTATGA
- the ttdT gene encoding L-tartrate/succinate antiporter — MKPSTEWWRYLAPLAVIAIIALIPVPAGLESHTWLYFAVFTGVIVGLILEPVPGAVVAMVGISIIAILSPWLLFSPEQLAQPGFKFTAKSLSWAVSGFSNSVIWLIFAAFMFGTGYEKTGLGRRIALILVKKMGHRTLFLGYAVMFSELILAPVTPSNSARGAGIIYPIIRNLPPLYQSQPNDSSSRSIGSYIMWMGIVADCVTSAIFLTAMAPNLLLIGLMKSASHATLSWGDWFLGMLPLSILLVLLVPWLAYVLYPPVLKSGDQVPRWAETELQAMGPLCSREKRMLGLMVGALVLWIFGGDYIDAAMVGYSVVALMLLLRIICWDDIVSNKAAWNVFFWLASLITLATGLNNTGFISWFGKLLAGSLSGYSPTMVMVALIVVFYLLRYFFASATAYTSALAPMMIAAALAMPEIPLPVFCLMVGAAIGLGSILTPYATGPSPIYYGSGYLPTVDYWRLGAIFGLIFLVLLVITGLLWMPVVLL; from the coding sequence ATGAAACCTTCCACTGAATGGTGGCGATACCTTGCGCCGCTGGCGGTCATCGCCATTATTGCTCTAATTCCGGTTCCCGCAGGGCTGGAGAGTCATACCTGGCTCTACTTTGCCGTTTTTACTGGCGTGATCGTTGGACTGATCCTCGAACCCGTGCCGGGTGCCGTGGTGGCGATGGTGGGTATCTCCATTATCGCCATTCTCTCGCCGTGGCTGCTGTTTAGCCCGGAGCAGCTCGCCCAGCCAGGTTTTAAGTTCACCGCCAAATCCCTCTCCTGGGCGGTTTCTGGTTTTTCTAATTCGGTTATCTGGCTGATTTTCGCCGCCTTTATGTTTGGCACAGGCTATGAAAAAACCGGGCTGGGGCGACGTATCGCACTGATTCTGGTGAAAAAGATGGGGCATCGTACGCTGTTTCTCGGCTATGCGGTGATGTTCTCCGAGCTGATCCTGGCACCTGTAACACCGTCCAACTCGGCGCGCGGTGCGGGGATTATCTATCCCATCATCCGTAACCTGCCACCGCTCTATCAATCACAACCAAACGACAGCAGTTCGCGCAGCATTGGCTCGTACATCATGTGGATGGGGATTGTTGCCGACTGCGTGACCAGCGCCATTTTCCTGACGGCGATGGCACCAAACTTGCTGTTAATTGGCCTGATGAAAAGCGCATCTCACGCCACGCTGAGTTGGGGCGACTGGTTTCTTGGCATGTTGCCGCTCAGCATTTTACTGGTTCTGCTGGTTCCCTGGCTGGCTTACGTGCTGTACCCGCCGGTACTGAAGTCTGGTGATCAGGTGCCGCGCTGGGCAGAGACGGAACTGCAGGCAATGGGCCCGCTCTGTTCTCGTGAAAAACGGATGCTGGGGCTGATGGTAGGCGCACTGGTGCTGTGGATTTTCGGCGGTGATTATATCGATGCCGCGATGGTCGGTTACAGCGTGGTGGCACTGATGCTGCTTCTGCGCATTATCTGCTGGGACGATATTGTCAGTAATAAAGCGGCGTGGAACGTTTTCTTCTGGCTGGCCTCGCTTATCACCCTCGCTACCGGACTCAACAACACCGGTTTTATTAGCTGGTTTGGCAAACTGTTAGCAGGCAGCTTAAGCGGTTATTCGCCAACGATGGTGATGGTGGCGTTGATTGTGGTCTTTTATCTGCTGCGCTACTTCTTTGCCAGCGCCACGGCGTATACCTCCGCTCTCGCGCCGATGATGATTGCCGCCGCGCTGGCAATGCCGGAAATCCCGCTTCCCGTGTTCTGCCTGATGGTTGGCGCGGCCATTGGTCTGGGGAGCATTCTTACACCATACGCCACCGGACCCAGTCCGATTTACTACGGTAGTGGTTATCTGCCAACGGTGGATTACTGGCGACTGGGGGCGATTTTTGGGCTGATATTCCTCGTGTTGCTGGTGATTACCGGCTTACTGTGGATGCCCGTGGTGTTGCTTTAA
- the ttdR gene encoding L-tartrate utilization transcriptional activator TtdR, whose translation MLNSWPLAKDLQVLVEIVHSGSFSAAAATLGQTPAFVTKRIQILENTLATTLLNRSARGVALTESGQRCYEHALEILTQYQRLVDDVTQIKTRPEGMIRIGCSFGFGRSHIAPAITELMRNYPELQVHFELFDRQIDLVQDNIDLDIRINDEIPDYYIAHLLTKNKRILCAAPEYLQKYPQPLSLQELSRHDCLVTKERDMTHGIWELGNGQEKKSVKVSGHLSSNSGEIVLQWALEGKGIMLRSEWDVLPFLESGKLVRVLPEYAQSANIWAVYREPLYRSMKLRVCVEFLAAWCQQRLGKPDEGYQVM comes from the coding sequence ATGCTGAATAGCTGGCCTTTAGCCAAAGATTTGCAGGTACTGGTAGAAATCGTCCACAGCGGGAGTTTTAGTGCTGCAGCGGCGACGCTTGGGCAAACGCCTGCATTTGTCACCAAGCGGATCCAAATCCTTGAAAATACGCTGGCAACAACGCTGCTGAACCGCTCCGCCCGCGGCGTGGCGCTGACTGAAAGTGGCCAACGTTGTTACGAGCATGCGCTGGAAATCCTCACCCAATATCAGCGACTGGTCGATGACGTCACGCAAATCAAAACGCGCCCGGAGGGGATGATTCGTATTGGCTGTAGTTTTGGTTTTGGGCGCAGCCATATTGCGCCAGCTATTACCGAACTGATGCGCAATTATCCTGAGTTACAGGTGCATTTTGAATTGTTCGATCGGCAAATTGATTTAGTGCAGGATAATATTGATCTGGATATTCGTATTAATGACGAAATTCCTGATTATTATATTGCGCATCTTTTGACAAAAAATAAACGAATATTATGTGCAGCACCTGAGTATCTGCAAAAATATCCGCAGCCACTATCCTTGCAGGAATTAAGTCGTCATGACTGTCTTGTGACCAAAGAGCGTGATATGACCCACGGAATATGGGAGTTGGGGAACGGTCAGGAGAAAAAATCGGTGAAGGTAAGCGGGCACCTTTCCTCCAATAGCGGCGAGATTGTGCTGCAATGGGCGCTGGAAGGAAAAGGAATTATGCTGCGTTCTGAGTGGGATGTTTTACCGTTTCTGGAGAGTGGCAAACTGGTGCGAGTATTGCCGGAGTATGCACAAAGCGCCAATATCTGGGCTGTTTACCGGGAGCCGCTCTATCGCAGCATGAAATTACGTGTCTGCGTGGAATTTCTGGCGGCATGGTGCCAGCAGCGGCTAGGCAAGCCCGACGAAGGCTATCAGGTTATGTAG
- the mug gene encoding G/U mismatch-specific DNA glycosylase, whose product MVEDILAPGLRVVFCGINPGLSSAGTGFPFAHPANRFWKVIYQAGFTDRQLKPQEAQHLLDYRCGVTKLVDRPTVQANEVSKQELHAGGRKLIEKIEDYQPQALAILGKQAFEQGFSQRGAQWGKQTLTIGSTQIWVLPNPSGLSRVSLEKLVEAYRELDQALVVRGR is encoded by the coding sequence ATGGTTGAGGATATTTTGGCTCCAGGGTTACGGGTTGTGTTTTGCGGTATCAATCCTGGTCTTTCATCCGCCGGAACTGGTTTTCCCTTTGCTCATCCGGCAAATCGCTTCTGGAAGGTGATATATCAGGCTGGGTTTACCGACCGTCAGTTGAAGCCGCAGGAGGCACAGCATCTGCTGGATTATCGTTGTGGTGTCACCAAACTGGTAGACCGTCCAACGGTGCAAGCCAATGAAGTTTCAAAGCAGGAGCTGCACGCAGGCGGGCGTAAGCTGATTGAAAAAATTGAAGATTACCAACCACAAGCGTTGGCAATTCTGGGCAAACAGGCGTTTGAGCAAGGATTCAGCCAACGCGGTGCACAGTGGGGGAAACAAACGCTCACTATTGGTTCGACGCAGATTTGGGTACTGCCAAATCCCAGCGGTTTAAGTCGCGTTTCACTGGAGAAACTGGTTGAGGCGTATCGGGAACTGGACCAGGCGCTGGTAGTGCGTGGGCGATAA